The following coding sequences are from one Candidatus Nezhaarchaeales archaeon window:
- a CDS encoding TIGR00296 family protein: MRITPAEGEFLVRLARGAVTVYLRDGHHITPPSNTPPKLFEKRGVFVTINEQIKLEGRITRQLRGCIGYPEPVAPLVEAVIDAAISSATKDPRFYPMTLKELNSVVFEVSVLTPLELVTVSKPIEYPKKIKVGRHGLVIEKGIFRGLLLPQVPVEWGWDEETFLSEACIKAGLYPDAWLQRGTRVYRFEAEIFEELEPGGRVIRKEIAKGGE, from the coding sequence ATGCGAATAACCCCGGCTGAAGGAGAATTCCTAGTTAGATTAGCTAGGGGGGCTGTTACGGTATATTTAAGGGATGGACACCATATTACGCCGCCTTCTAATACGCCGCCTAAGCTTTTTGAGAAGAGGGGGGTTTTCGTTACTATTAACGAGCAAATCAAGCTTGAAGGGAGGATCACGAGGCAACTTAGAGGATGTATAGGATACCCTGAGCCGGTGGCTCCGCTTGTTGAAGCCGTTATAGACGCAGCTATAAGCTCGGCGACTAAGGATCCTCGCTTCTATCCGATGACGCTTAAGGAGCTTAATAGCGTGGTTTTCGAGGTAAGCGTTTTAACGCCGCTGGAATTGGTAACCGTATCTAAGCCTATAGAGTACCCGAAGAAGATAAAGGTTGGAAGGCATGGGCTCGTTATTGAGAAGGGTATTTTTAGGGGGTTACTGCTTCCACAGGTACCAGTTGAATGGGGTTGGGATGAGGAAACATTTCTAAGCGAGGCGTGTATAAAGGCTGGGTTATACCCAGATGCGTGGCTACAGAGGGGTACGCGTGTCTACAGGTTTGAGGCGGAGATTTTCGAGGAGCTTGAACCTGGAGGTAGGGTTATCCGTAAGGAGATAGCTAAAGGCGGAGAGTAG
- a CDS encoding ATP/GTP-binding protein — protein sequence MVFLGTAGCGKSLLTHSFGEWIKSNLNLDVGYVNLDPGCEYTPYEPDFDIRSIFTISDLMMKEGLGPNGAMIRASQLMEERFQEIAKAIVSINAKSAYTLIDTPGQMEIFVFRPTGPLVISRLRSLSRTVNVFIIDPTLAATAPELMVAMLLGVAVQLRLEASTVTVINKSDLLKGSMIDLILTRPSHLKRLISEQEGVFTDLALSCASIVRKLTKASRVVKVSAKTGYGMNALYDLIHEALCVCGDLT from the coding sequence GTGGTATTCCTAGGTACGGCCGGTTGCGGGAAAAGCCTATTAACCCATAGCTTCGGGGAATGGATCAAATCCAACCTGAACCTAGACGTCGGCTACGTAAACCTAGACCCAGGCTGCGAATATACCCCTTACGAGCCCGACTTCGATATCCGAAGCATTTTCACCATCTCGGACCTCATGATGAAGGAGGGGTTAGGGCCTAATGGAGCTATGATTAGAGCCTCCCAACTCATGGAGGAAAGGTTCCAGGAAATAGCGAAAGCTATAGTGAGTATTAACGCTAAATCCGCCTACACGTTAATAGATACACCGGGCCAAATGGAGATCTTCGTATTTAGACCTACAGGCCCCCTTGTAATAAGTAGATTACGTAGTTTATCGCGAACCGTGAACGTCTTCATTATCGATCCAACCTTAGCAGCTACCGCCCCGGAATTAATGGTTGCTATGCTTCTAGGAGTCGCCGTTCAATTAAGGCTAGAGGCCTCCACAGTAACCGTGATTAATAAGTCAGACCTCCTAAAGGGCTCAATGATAGACCTTATTTTAACGAGGCCATCCCATCTTAAAAGACTGATAAGCGAACAGGAAGGCGTTTTTACCGATCTAGCTTTAAGCTGCGCCAGCATCGTAAGGAAGCTTACGAAGGCTTCAAGGGTAGTTAAAGTATCGGCTAAAACCGGTTACGGTATGAACGCCCTCTACGATCTAATACATGAAGCCCTATGTGTCTGCGGCGATCTAACCTAG
- a CDS encoding DUF4152 family protein: protein MRIIAADSGSALLNSDFKAQLTLSTAAVVIDPPYTHPFAIREQQALKRIDDRSVILDELKLCLELARQYRPDAVHVDVTLNSLDLASISAEELLKTIPSKLARRFMEPLAPYMVEVAREIRRTCGAPVLLVGKESVPVRVAELTAGAHGVLRGARKALNEGVKVLIGLPRACTSKVADGRLTLVSLLPAEEDVEGYAADEEGVLMRVQLREYVNPVASGFKMIEVNPKEVEGATG, encoded by the coding sequence ATGCGTATTATAGCTGCCGACTCAGGATCAGCGTTATTAAACAGCGATTTTAAAGCGCAATTAACGCTTTCAACCGCGGCAGTAGTTATCGATCCACCATATACCCATCCATTCGCTATTAGGGAGCAGCAGGCTTTAAAGAGGATTGACGATAGAAGCGTAATACTTGACGAGTTAAAACTATGCTTAGAGCTAGCGCGTCAATATAGGCCGGACGCCGTTCACGTGGACGTTACCTTAAACTCCTTAGACCTCGCATCCATTAGTGCTGAAGAACTACTAAAAACCATACCGTCAAAGCTAGCGCGTAGATTCATGGAACCCCTAGCCCCATACATGGTTGAAGTAGCCCGCGAGATAAGGAGGACATGTGGAGCACCAGTCCTACTAGTAGGTAAGGAGAGCGTACCCGTTAGGGTCGCTGAACTAACGGCTGGAGCCCACGGAGTTTTACGTGGTGCTAGAAAGGCTTTAAACGAGGGCGTCAAGGTGCTTATTGGTTTACCGAGGGCTTGCACGTCTAAAGTGGCCGATGGGAGGTTAACGTTAGTAAGCCTACTACCAGCTGAGGAAGACGTGGAAGGATATGCCGCGGATGAAGAGGGGGTTTTAATGCGTGTTCAACTGCGTGAATACGTTAACCCCGTAGCCTCGGGGTTTAAGATGATCGAGGTAAACCCTAAGGAAGTCGAAGGTGCTACCGGTTGA
- a CDS encoding dihydroorotase family protein, which yields MTVDLVVMGGRVYVEGSLFEAGVAVDDGRIVKVAKEAHLPNADLKVNASGLLVLPGLIDCHVHLRDQGLAYKEDFYTGTCSAAVGGITSVLDMPNNVPPTNSKEALLKRMERARNRVVVNVGFYVAPPEKPEALKDLLRLGAFGVKLNLLRPIGGVDLTPPRIVKVLGQASECSIPALIHAEDRFMVMERSPKDLYQLAKAHTIKAERKSVAELLTLNTWGAKLHFCHLTSSTSISLVCKARRSRIPVTCEVTPHHLLLGLDSLKKHGAIAFYEPPLRGLRSVIGLQRRVASGDVDVIASDHAPHDPSKDKEVEDPFKVAPGSPGLEVMVPLVMTLVTRGLIGLERAVAMMSENPARIFGIKRKGSVKPGYDADLTLVDMKLEGVIDPAKFKSKAKYSPFKGWRVKGLPVITMVAGRVLAERGEVYAKGGEGRILRRSYCG from the coding sequence TTGACCGTTGACCTCGTGGTAATGGGAGGCCGAGTATATGTGGAGGGAAGCCTCTTCGAGGCCGGGGTAGCTGTCGATGATGGTAGGATCGTTAAGGTAGCTAAGGAGGCCCACTTACCTAATGCGGATTTAAAGGTTAACGCTAGCGGGTTACTGGTTTTACCCGGGCTTATAGATTGCCACGTCCATTTAAGGGATCAAGGCCTCGCGTATAAGGAGGATTTCTACACAGGGACTTGTAGCGCGGCCGTCGGTGGGATAACTAGCGTCTTAGATATGCCTAATAACGTGCCTCCAACTAATAGTAAGGAGGCATTACTTAAGAGGATGGAGAGGGCGCGTAATAGGGTGGTTGTTAACGTCGGTTTTTACGTAGCTCCACCTGAAAAACCCGAGGCCCTTAAGGATTTATTACGCCTCGGCGCCTTCGGGGTGAAGCTTAACCTTTTAAGGCCTATCGGGGGCGTGGATTTAACCCCTCCAAGGATCGTTAAAGTCCTAGGGCAAGCAAGTGAATGTTCGATTCCGGCGTTAATACATGCTGAGGATAGATTTATGGTTATGGAGAGGTCGCCTAAAGACCTTTACCAGCTAGCTAAGGCGCATACCATTAAGGCTGAGCGTAAATCGGTAGCTGAACTCCTAACCCTTAACACCTGGGGGGCGAAGCTACACTTTTGCCATTTAACCAGTAGTACGTCTATAAGCTTGGTATGTAAGGCGAGAAGGTCCAGGATACCTGTTACCTGCGAGGTTACCCCCCACCACCTACTATTAGGTTTAGATAGCTTAAAGAAGCATGGTGCGATTGCTTTCTACGAGCCCCCGTTAAGGGGGTTAAGAAGCGTTATCGGCTTGCAGAGGAGGGTAGCTAGCGGCGACGTAGACGTGATTGCTAGTGATCACGCCCCTCACGATCCTTCTAAGGATAAGGAGGTGGAGGACCCCTTCAAGGTAGCTCCTGGATCACCCGGGCTTGAGGTTATGGTCCCATTGGTGATGACGCTTGTGACCCGCGGGCTAATAGGGTTGGAAAGAGCTGTAGCTATGATGTCTGAGAACCCGGCTAGGATCTTTGGCATTAAGCGTAAGGGGAGCGTTAAGCCGGGTTACGATGCTGATTTAACGTTGGTAGATATGAAGCTTGAAGGCGTAATAGACCCTGCCAAGTTTAAGTCTAAGGCTAAGTACTCCCCGTTTAAGGGGTGGCGGGTTAAAGGGCTACCTGTAATAACTATGGTGGCGGGGAGGGTTTTAGCTGAACGTGGGGAGGTATACGCTAAAGGTGGGGAGGGGAGAATCCTACGGAGGAGCTATTGTGGATAG
- a CDS encoding ATP-dependent DNA ligase, with amino-acid sequence MIDNFDQGARIMLYSKLINAYEKIESTTKRLEITDILVELFKQTPPDTIDKVVYLTQGKLYPDFVGVELGMAEKLAMRSIAEAVGVPVKIVDETFKKTGDIGVTAETILSRRKTVSLLSFMAERKSEPLTVARVFEALDKIAKASGEGAQEAKISLLTGLLKEASPKEARYILRTVTGKLRLGVADMTILDALAVTFCGGKDQRPLVERAYNLSSDLGAVAKAVAGKGVEGVKEFQITIGKPIRPMLAERLSTAEEILEKLNGVCAAEYKYDGERLQAHKSNGNVILFSRRLENITNHYPDACTLIRDHIKAYEAIVECECVAIDPDTGEMKPFQELMHRRRKYGVEEAMKLFPVTLFLFDVLYVDGEDLTLKPYYERRKRLLEIVEETERFKVAEAKKLETPQDLEKFFEEAVAEGCEGLICKSLSPDSIYQAGARGWLWIKLKRSYQSKMQDTVDLVPVGAFHGRGKRAGTYGALLMAAYNPDNDTFETVCKCGSGFSDEDLASLPELFKPYVIPHPHPRVNSKMKADVWFAPYKVAEVLGDEITLSPMHTAAMNAVREGAGLAIRFPRFLRWRTDKEAEQATTSLELVELYKAQLKKISEEAPGETQRT; translated from the coding sequence GTGATCGATAACTTCGATCAAGGGGCTAGGATTATGCTTTACTCAAAGCTGATTAACGCTTATGAGAAGATAGAAAGTACTACTAAAAGGCTTGAAATAACCGATATACTCGTTGAACTCTTCAAGCAAACACCGCCGGATACTATAGATAAAGTGGTCTACTTAACCCAAGGTAAACTATACCCGGATTTCGTCGGTGTGGAGCTTGGTATGGCTGAGAAGCTAGCTATGAGGTCGATCGCTGAAGCTGTAGGCGTCCCCGTGAAAATCGTCGATGAAACCTTCAAGAAAACCGGCGATATAGGGGTTACCGCTGAAACTATATTAAGTAGGAGGAAAACCGTTTCACTTCTATCCTTCATGGCTGAGAGGAAGTCCGAACCCTTAACGGTGGCAAGGGTTTTTGAAGCACTAGATAAAATAGCTAAAGCATCTGGGGAGGGGGCTCAAGAAGCCAAAATCTCACTTCTAACAGGGCTTCTTAAGGAGGCATCGCCTAAGGAGGCACGATACATACTGAGAACGGTAACCGGGAAGTTAAGGTTAGGAGTAGCCGATATGACCATCCTCGACGCCTTAGCAGTAACATTTTGCGGAGGGAAGGATCAAAGACCACTAGTTGAAAGAGCCTATAACCTTTCAAGCGACCTAGGAGCGGTGGCTAAGGCCGTAGCAGGTAAAGGAGTGGAAGGCGTTAAGGAGTTCCAGATAACCATCGGTAAACCCATAAGGCCTATGCTCGCGGAACGCTTATCCACAGCCGAAGAAATCCTTGAAAAGCTAAACGGTGTCTGCGCCGCCGAATATAAATATGATGGGGAGCGCCTTCAAGCACATAAGTCTAATGGTAACGTAATACTGTTTTCGAGGCGGCTTGAAAACATAACCAACCACTACCCAGATGCCTGCACCCTTATAAGGGATCACATTAAAGCCTACGAAGCGATAGTCGAATGCGAATGCGTAGCCATAGACCCAGATACGGGTGAAATGAAGCCCTTCCAGGAGTTAATGCACAGGAGGAGGAAGTACGGCGTCGAGGAGGCTATGAAGCTATTCCCAGTAACCCTCTTCCTATTTGACGTCCTCTACGTAGACGGCGAGGACTTAACGTTAAAACCGTACTACGAGCGTAGGAAGAGGCTACTAGAAATAGTAGAGGAAACGGAGAGGTTTAAGGTAGCTGAAGCTAAGAAGCTGGAAACACCGCAGGACTTAGAGAAGTTCTTCGAAGAGGCGGTAGCTGAAGGTTGTGAAGGCCTAATCTGTAAATCCTTAAGCCCCGACTCCATATATCAAGCTGGGGCAAGGGGTTGGCTATGGATAAAGCTAAAAAGATCCTACCAATCGAAAATGCAGGACACCGTAGACCTAGTCCCAGTGGGAGCCTTCCACGGTAGGGGTAAACGGGCTGGGACGTACGGCGCGCTATTAATGGCCGCCTACAACCCCGATAACGATACCTTCGAAACCGTATGTAAATGTGGATCGGGGTTTAGCGATGAAGACCTAGCATCCCTCCCCGAACTCTTTAAGCCCTACGTTATCCCACACCCACATCCAAGGGTTAACTCTAAGATGAAAGCGGATGTATGGTTCGCTCCGTATAAGGTAGCTGAAGTATTAGGTGACGAGATAACATTATCCCCGATGCATACCGCGGCCATGAACGCCGTAAGGGAAGGCGCAGGCCTCGCCATCAGGTTCCCAAGGTTCCTTCGCTGGCGGACAGATAAAGAGGCTGAGCAAGCAACCACATCCCTCGAGCTCGTAGAGCTTTATAAAGCACAGTTAAAGAAGATATCCGAAGAAGCACCAGGTGAAACCCAAAGGACCTAG
- a CDS encoding glycosyltransferase: MGLGHAARSLIVGREMKRRGWNVVFSAYGDEACNLIRMSGFKLYEEPDIAYQLKPEGAVDFRLTIAKGPSAIYRFIRQLGCELSVMIKERPDVVISDSRLSTVMAAYLLGKPCLLIVNQVKIVIPKLKPPRKLTLKVKNFAERVLCELLGVIWCRSRAIFIVDFPPPYTISKDNLEIPAKLLGKVKLVGPIIERPTISEVGKTELKRRLGLSGEKLIYASISGSKAEKGVLLKKVVYALANANPNWFIVVSMGDPANAYPKTRKGNVEVHGWVGNRSNYLEAADVLVTHGGHGTLVEALYHAVPMIVVPIKGHTERMGNAKAVEKLGVAKVVVLDERIDEGLKDALEEVLYNPSYRVKAKELKSKVLRYNGLKAVVEAAMAIAEKS, translated from the coding sequence ATGGGGCTAGGCCACGCCGCTAGATCCTTAATCGTAGGTAGGGAGATGAAGCGGAGGGGGTGGAACGTTGTATTCTCGGCGTACGGTGACGAGGCGTGTAACCTAATCCGTATGAGCGGGTTTAAGCTTTACGAGGAGCCGGATATAGCGTACCAGTTAAAGCCTGAAGGAGCCGTGGACTTTAGATTAACGATAGCTAAGGGTCCTAGCGCCATTTATAGGTTTATACGTCAACTGGGTTGTGAGTTATCAGTAATGATTAAGGAGCGCCCAGATGTGGTTATATCGGATTCACGGTTATCCACGGTGATGGCCGCTTACCTTCTAGGTAAACCGTGCCTCCTTATCGTTAACCAAGTTAAGATAGTGATACCTAAGCTGAAGCCGCCAAGGAAGCTAACACTTAAGGTTAAGAACTTCGCTGAACGCGTACTCTGTGAGCTACTTGGGGTTATATGGTGTAGGAGTAGAGCCATATTTATCGTAGACTTCCCCCCGCCTTACACCATATCTAAGGATAACCTTGAAATACCGGCTAAGCTACTAGGTAAGGTTAAACTGGTAGGACCCATAATTGAAAGGCCGACGATCTCTGAGGTAGGTAAAACGGAATTAAAGAGGAGGCTTGGACTGAGCGGTGAAAAGCTGATTTACGCTTCAATCAGCGGATCAAAGGCTGAAAAAGGGGTACTTTTGAAGAAGGTTGTTTACGCCTTAGCTAACGCTAACCCAAACTGGTTCATAGTGGTATCCATGGGTGACCCTGCTAACGCCTACCCAAAAACTAGGAAGGGTAATGTTGAGGTACACGGCTGGGTAGGGAATCGCTCCAACTACCTTGAAGCGGCTGACGTCTTAGTAACCCACGGCGGGCATGGAACACTGGTTGAAGCACTCTACCACGCAGTCCCTATGATCGTAGTACCTATAAAGGGTCATACCGAGAGAATGGGTAACGCGAAGGCCGTGGAGAAGTTGGGAGTAGCTAAGGTCGTAGTGTTAGATGAACGTATAGATGAAGGGTTAAAGGATGCTTTAGAAGAGGTACTTTATAACCCTAGCTATAGGGTTAAGGCTAAAGAGTTGAAAAGTAAGGTTTTAAGGTATAACGGGTTAAAGGCCGTGGTAGAAGCGGCTATGGCTATTGCTGAAAAGTCATAA
- a CDS encoding Mut7-C RNAse domain-containing protein, translated as MDSLMAGKPTKFLLDGMCGKLARWLRILGFDASYLKDAEDEDLLKAAKEEARVLVTRDVELYRKALKLGLSVILISGASVVDGLSEFLKVVEAEPIVNIERSRCPNCNGALTKTGREDVAGRVPPRTYSVYREYWVCGGCGKVYWLGSHWRNITKILNDVKAKLKGN; from the coding sequence GTGGATAGCCTCATGGCCGGTAAACCTACCAAGTTCCTACTGGATGGGATGTGTGGGAAGCTAGCTCGATGGCTTCGTATCCTCGGTTTTGATGCGTCCTACCTTAAGGATGCTGAAGACGAAGACCTTTTAAAAGCCGCTAAGGAGGAGGCTCGCGTATTAGTAACGCGGGACGTCGAGTTGTATAGGAAGGCCTTAAAGCTTGGTTTAAGCGTCATCCTCATCTCGGGGGCTAGCGTCGTAGACGGGCTTTCAGAGTTCCTTAAAGTGGTGGAGGCTGAACCCATAGTTAACATTGAAAGGTCGAGGTGCCCAAACTGTAACGGAGCCCTAACGAAAACGGGTAGGGAGGATGTAGCCGGTAGGGTTCCGCCGAGGACGTATAGCGTTTATCGTGAATACTGGGTATGTGGAGGCTGCGGTAAGGTTTACTGGTTAGGCTCCCATTGGCGTAATATAACGAAGATCCTAAACGATGTGAAGGCTAAGCTAAAAGGAAACTAG
- a CDS encoding type II/IV secretion system ATPase subunit has translation MFNAMLRSLKLRLGKYLPQTRLEKASLQGLSGEISKESGFNVLYCSFNPSLLEDELKLVESYSLKDGLVSVSIATLNGVYKYLVSEPQLSFSELSYLRVLMETMKTVTKPDPGLLNNPEAYIDRCIKEAINHRGINLADDVRTKLTYYLRRDTVGYGPLDPFMSDTRIEDISLEGVGRPVRVIHRDYGDVGWLTSNLVFTAEKDVDDIVMRLAHMGGKHVSTAFPMTEVALTSNHRATVTLSREISPHGSSFTIRKFREEPLTICHLVKSGTLSPLMAAYLWLLLDYRCFIMVIGPMASGKTTLLNALSSFLNPSWKIVTIEDTPELNLPHQGWKPLVARHVYTLGEVRTEIKIFDLVKLSLRERADFLIVGEVRGREVHSLIQAAASGHGCACTFHGDSFESMVQRLTNPPLSVKESTLPLIQCLIILKRVLLHGKRYVRRIVEIGEILSAKEYGRIFSWNPKTDTFTPSNTEEVVKASSLLAKIRERYLIGNAEILSEINNRASFLEDLIKKGIINHVEVAKRVAELYSKGRLTAI, from the coding sequence ATGTTCAACGCTATGTTACGCTCCTTAAAGCTAAGGCTCGGTAAGTATCTCCCTCAAACAAGGTTGGAGAAAGCCTCCCTTCAAGGTTTAAGCGGTGAGATCAGCAAGGAGTCCGGCTTCAATGTTCTATACTGCTCCTTCAACCCTTCACTACTGGAGGACGAGTTAAAACTGGTTGAGAGTTATAGCCTCAAAGATGGTTTAGTTTCGGTTTCAATAGCTACGCTTAATGGAGTCTACAAGTACCTAGTAAGTGAACCACAGCTAAGCTTCTCAGAGTTAAGCTATTTAAGGGTTTTAATGGAAACAATGAAAACCGTTACTAAACCGGATCCGGGGCTCCTTAATAACCCTGAAGCGTACATTGACCGCTGCATTAAGGAGGCTATAAACCACCGCGGCATTAACCTCGCGGATGATGTTCGAACTAAGCTTACCTACTACTTAAGAAGGGATACGGTAGGCTACGGCCCCCTAGACCCATTCATGTCCGATACCCGCATCGAGGATATATCGCTTGAAGGCGTTGGGAGGCCTGTACGAGTTATCCATAGGGATTATGGGGACGTAGGCTGGCTTACCTCAAACCTCGTATTCACGGCTGAGAAGGACGTTGACGACATAGTGATGCGACTAGCCCATATGGGCGGTAAGCATGTAAGCACTGCCTTCCCCATGACCGAGGTAGCGCTCACAAGCAATCATAGAGCCACCGTAACGCTATCGCGGGAGATATCACCACACGGATCCAGCTTCACCATAAGGAAGTTTAGGGAGGAACCCTTAACCATTTGCCATCTAGTGAAGTCTGGTACACTATCGCCGTTAATGGCCGCCTACCTATGGCTACTGTTAGATTACCGGTGCTTCATAATGGTCATAGGGCCCATGGCCAGCGGTAAGACAACACTCCTTAACGCCCTCTCATCCTTCCTAAACCCCTCCTGGAAGATCGTTACAATAGAAGATACGCCGGAGCTAAACCTACCCCATCAAGGATGGAAGCCCCTAGTAGCTCGCCACGTATACACACTTGGAGAGGTTAGGACCGAAATTAAGATCTTTGACCTCGTCAAACTAAGCCTCCGTGAACGCGCCGACTTCCTAATAGTTGGAGAGGTTCGAGGTAGGGAGGTACACTCATTAATACAGGCCGCCGCCTCAGGCCATGGATGCGCGTGCACCTTCCATGGCGATAGTTTCGAATCCATGGTTCAACGGTTAACCAATCCTCCTCTCTCCGTGAAGGAGTCAACCCTACCCCTCATTCAATGCCTTATAATACTTAAAAGGGTGCTCCTACATGGGAAGCGTTACGTTAGGAGAATTGTTGAGATCGGCGAAATCCTTTCAGCTAAGGAGTATGGAAGGATATTCTCATGGAATCCTAAAACCGATACGTTTACGCCGAGTAATACTGAAGAGGTAGTGAAGGCTAGCTCCCTACTAGCTAAGATTCGTGAACGCTACCTCATCGGTAACGCTGAAATATTATCGGAGATCAATAACAGAGCCTCCTTCCTAGAGGACCTTATTAAAAAAGGCATCATCAACCATGTGGAGGTAGCTAAACGCGTAGCTGAACTCTACTCCAAAGGACGCTTAACAGCCATTTAA
- a CDS encoding ferredoxin family protein: MIVDHDKCNGDGICVEVCPASVFELKEIGGSKKSVVVNQDACLLCRACEAQCPTGAIQVIE, from the coding sequence GTGATTGTCGACCATGATAAGTGTAATGGTGATGGCATCTGCGTTGAAGTATGCCCGGCATCCGTTTTCGAGCTAAAGGAAATCGGCGGCTCTAAAAAGTCTGTAGTTGTCAATCAGGATGCTTGTCTACTCTGTAGAGCTTGCGAAGCCCAATGCCCCACCGGAGCTATCCAAGTGATCGAGTAG
- a CDS encoding type II secretion system F family protein — protein MGATLMPLAINKGKSKRVSLIITVKGKKRVKAKLPSIGVKDRIINVIANSFLTSYILHATYRHLKQTTLTITPYSYAIKASSFTLTAAAAATALSIALLLNQGGLIPLLIPPLTMASILLVSLAIPRVLTFKRAKGVEEELPFFAILASVFVASGLSILRVFNALTNCTFLGSMRLESLLIRRDCLISGSNPLQALEDSVKQHPSNTYRELLLSYTSVLRSGGDVVSFLNGKVQELLRAVERRWKTYASSMFLIGDLILALFLAAPLMLSMSALALATPVAMGFVDLYSFTIIPMLTLTSITLIHIWSPKTRNNYANPTRTFIVATLAMTLVATILRFTINPPLHIILPVSLTAFSIPLTITSWARINNVSNIERALPAFLRDITEYRKMGQDLKRAILTLAQRRFYNKHFNELLNNVVKLLGLGIPFNRLASLMDTPSFMARVTFFILAHMAETGSDTPILLESLTRSMDNLKQAKEQAKANLKLQMIIGYLAPVIVIASVSLLFNFIKDASVIPTLIFDAANPALIRVLLEKVKLAVAFSSVSIGLLIAKASDATLHSLRHLLGCLISYIAALTVFPV, from the coding sequence ATGGGTGCTACCTTAATGCCCCTCGCCATTAACAAGGGGAAGAGTAAACGCGTATCACTAATTATAACCGTTAAGGGCAAAAAACGTGTTAAAGCCAAGCTACCCAGTATAGGGGTAAAGGATAGGATTATTAACGTTATAGCTAATAGCTTCCTAACTAGCTACATCCTTCACGCTACCTACCGACATTTAAAGCAGACGACGCTAACCATAACACCATACTCCTACGCGATTAAAGCGTCCAGCTTCACGTTAACGGCCGCGGCCGCTGCTACAGCGTTATCGATTGCCCTCCTCCTTAACCAGGGCGGCTTAATACCGCTACTGATCCCACCTTTAACGATGGCCTCCATCCTACTAGTAAGCCTAGCAATACCTAGGGTGTTAACGTTTAAGCGCGCTAAAGGAGTCGAAGAGGAGCTTCCCTTCTTCGCTATCTTAGCGTCGGTCTTCGTCGCTTCAGGCCTCTCCATCCTCAGGGTTTTTAACGCCTTAACGAACTGTACCTTCCTAGGTAGTATGAGGCTAGAATCCCTACTCATTAGGAGGGATTGCCTAATTTCCGGCTCTAACCCGCTTCAAGCCTTAGAGGACTCCGTTAAACAGCATCCTTCAAACACGTATAGGGAGCTACTATTAAGCTATACGTCGGTTTTAAGGAGTGGAGGCGACGTAGTTAGCTTCCTAAACGGGAAGGTTCAAGAGCTTTTAAGGGCTGTTGAAAGAAGGTGGAAAACGTATGCTTCAAGCATGTTTCTAATCGGCGACTTAATTTTAGCGTTATTTCTAGCGGCCCCCCTCATGCTTTCAATGTCGGCTTTAGCCCTTGCAACGCCAGTAGCCATGGGGTTCGTGGATCTATACAGCTTTACCATCATACCGATGTTAACCCTCACATCCATAACCTTAATCCATATCTGGTCTCCTAAAACGCGTAATAATTACGCTAATCCAACGAGGACCTTTATCGTGGCTACGTTAGCCATGACGTTAGTAGCAACGATACTAAGGTTTACGATTAACCCGCCGCTCCACATAATACTGCCCGTAAGCTTAACGGCTTTCTCCATCCCCTTAACCATCACTTCATGGGCTAGGATAAACAACGTCTCCAACATCGAAAGGGCGTTACCGGCCTTTCTAAGGGACATAACGGAGTATAGGAAGATGGGTCAAGACCTTAAACGCGCGATATTAACGCTCGCGCAACGCCGCTTCTACAATAAACACTTCAACGAGCTACTTAATAACGTCGTGAAGCTTTTAGGTTTAGGCATACCCTTTAACCGTTTAGCATCGTTAATGGATACGCCATCCTTCATGGCTAGGGTGACATTCTTCATCCTAGCCCATATGGCTGAAACAGGTAGCGATACACCCATCCTTTTAGAGTCTTTAACCAGATCCATGGATAACTTAAAACAGGCTAAAGAGCAGGCTAAAGCCAACTTGAAGCTACAGATGATAATAGGATACCTAGCCCCCGTAATAGTCATAGCGAGCGTCTCCCTCCTCTTCAACTTCATCAAGGACGCCTCAGTAATCCCTACCCTAATATTTGACGCGGCTAATCCAGCGCTCATAAGGGTGCTTTTAGAGAAGGTTAAACTAGCTGTAGCCTTCTCATCAGTCTCCATAGGCCTATTGATAGCTAAAGCTTCAGATGCAACCCTCCATAGCCTACGCCACCTACTTGGCTGCCTAATAAGCTACATAGCGGCTTTAACCGTTTTCCCGGTTTAA